One Amycolatopsis sp. NBC_00355 genomic window carries:
- a CDS encoding sensor histidine kinase, giving the protein MRKRLALLVAVAMSLVLVAFLVPLAILLQSVTADRAVTAATAKAQSLTSLVATADARTLQPAIDQLNTTAGHPVTVFLPDGTVLGAPAARTPGVQLAAVQGSLTVEDADGREILVAVQGLPQGTAVVRAYVDRAELTRGLGSAWLVLAGLGVVLLALGVFVADRLARAVVRPVHELAEVSRRLAAGDLDARAHTSGPAEVRSVTLALNSLAARIRELVRQEREAVADISHRLRTPLTVLRLDAESLRDPDEAERITGHAESLERQVTVLIEQARHRDSAPGSCDAAEVVVERVTFWSVLAQDQDREVHLDLDPGPLPVAVGATELAACLDALLGNIFAHTPEGTTYAIRLHPAGDSVRLVIEDQGPGFAEIPVRGASGAGSTGLGLDIARQTARSSGGRLSVSSAQPHGAVILIELGRP; this is encoded by the coding sequence GTGAGGAAACGGCTCGCGCTGCTGGTGGCCGTCGCGATGAGCCTGGTGCTCGTCGCTTTCCTGGTGCCGCTGGCGATCCTGCTGCAGTCGGTCACCGCGGACCGCGCGGTCACCGCCGCCACGGCGAAGGCGCAGTCGCTCACCTCGCTGGTGGCGACGGCCGACGCGCGCACGCTGCAGCCGGCGATCGACCAGCTCAACACGACGGCGGGCCACCCGGTGACGGTGTTCCTGCCCGACGGCACGGTGCTCGGCGCGCCCGCCGCGCGCACGCCCGGTGTCCAGCTGGCCGCCGTGCAGGGCAGCCTGACGGTCGAAGACGCGGACGGGCGGGAGATCCTGGTCGCCGTCCAAGGCCTGCCGCAGGGGACGGCGGTGGTGCGGGCCTACGTCGACCGGGCGGAACTGACCCGCGGGCTGGGATCGGCGTGGCTGGTGCTGGCCGGCCTGGGGGTGGTGCTGCTGGCGCTCGGGGTGTTCGTCGCCGATCGGCTGGCCCGCGCGGTCGTGCGGCCGGTGCACGAGCTCGCCGAGGTGTCCCGCCGGCTCGCCGCCGGCGACCTCGACGCGCGGGCGCACACCAGCGGGCCCGCGGAGGTGCGGTCGGTGACCCTGGCCTTGAACTCGCTCGCCGCCCGGATCCGGGAGCTGGTCCGGCAGGAACGGGAGGCCGTGGCCGACATCTCGCACCGCCTGCGGACCCCGCTGACCGTGCTGCGGCTGGACGCCGAATCCCTGCGCGACCCCGACGAGGCCGAGCGGATCACCGGCCACGCGGAGAGCCTGGAACGCCAGGTCACGGTGCTCATCGAGCAGGCACGCCACCGCGACTCGGCACCGGGTTCGTGCGACGCGGCGGAGGTCGTCGTCGAGCGGGTGACGTTCTGGTCGGTGCTGGCCCAGGACCAGGACCGCGAGGTGCACCTGGATCTCGACCCGGGGCCGCTGCCGGTCGCGGTCGGCGCGACGGAGCTCGCCGCGTGCCTGGACGCGTTGCTGGGCAACATCTTCGCGCACACGCCAGAAGGGACGACGTACGCGATCCGGCTCCACCCGGCGGGGGACAGCGTGCGGCTGGTGATCGAGGACCAGGGCCCGGGCTTCGCGGAGATCCCGGTGCGCGGCGCGAGCGGCGCCGGATCCACCGGGCTGGGGCTGGACATCGCCCGCCAGACGGCCCGGTCCTCGGGCGGCCGGCTCTCCGTGTCGTCGGCGCAGCCGCACGGCGCGGTGATCTTGATCGAGCTCGGTCGTCCTTAG
- a CDS encoding DUF4232 domain-containing protein, with translation MTTRPSIRRTVTVLAVTGAAASAVVVGAGAASAMPTDFNCTSGQVGTTLVAGDPGAGQRYASVVFTAKPGETCTLPGALPVSLTGADGVTVTADPAAADAPPVTVADGAPASMLLHWTGIEAPENQVSPTGVTVTAPATTTPRGDTSDPAITLPWNQGAVDDSAEAHDLTVGPVTAGAPTA, from the coding sequence ATGACCACTCGTCCGAGCATCCGCCGCACCGTGACCGTTCTCGCCGTGACCGGCGCCGCCGCGTCCGCTGTCGTCGTCGGAGCGGGGGCCGCCTCCGCGATGCCGACCGACTTCAACTGCACCTCGGGTCAGGTCGGCACGACGCTGGTCGCCGGCGACCCCGGCGCGGGCCAGCGCTACGCCTCGGTGGTCTTCACCGCCAAGCCGGGCGAGACCTGCACCCTCCCGGGCGCGCTCCCGGTCAGCCTCACCGGCGCCGACGGCGTCACCGTGACCGCCGACCCGGCCGCCGCGGACGCCCCGCCGGTCACCGTCGCCGACGGCGCGCCCGCCTCGATGCTGCTGCACTGGACGGGCATCGAGGCCCCGGAGAACCAGGTGTCGCCCACCGGCGTCACGGTGACCGCGCCGGCGACGACCACTCCGCGCGGCGACACCTCCGACCCGGCGATCACCCTGCCCTGGAACCAGGGCGCGGTGGACGACTCCGCCGAGGCGCACGACCTGACCGTCGGCCCGGTGACCGCGGGCGCGCCCACGGCCTGA
- a CDS encoding response regulator transcription factor, with protein sequence MATVLIVEDDPTIRTAVLRALTDRGHTVTSAATAMSGLQAAVTDRPDVVLLDLGLPDLDGREVLRMVRAVSAVPIIVVTARGAEDEIVRLLDAGADDYVVKPFGGAQLDARIRAVLRRSEAEETTAPVVVGGISVDARTREASLDGVPLDLTPREFDLLHYLAARAGTVVSKRELLADVWKLPYAGADKTVDVHLSWLRRKLGETAQEPRYLYTVRRVGVRLAEPGAGS encoded by the coding sequence ATGGCCACGGTGTTGATCGTCGAGGACGACCCGACCATCCGCACAGCGGTGCTCCGCGCGTTGACCGACCGCGGGCACACCGTCACGTCCGCCGCGACCGCGATGTCCGGGCTGCAGGCGGCGGTGACCGACCGTCCCGACGTCGTCCTGCTCGACCTCGGGCTGCCCGACCTCGACGGCCGCGAGGTGCTGCGCATGGTGCGGGCGGTCAGCGCGGTGCCGATCATCGTCGTCACCGCCCGCGGCGCGGAGGACGAGATCGTCCGGCTGCTCGACGCCGGCGCCGACGACTACGTCGTGAAGCCGTTCGGCGGCGCGCAGCTCGACGCCCGGATCCGCGCGGTGCTGCGGCGGAGCGAGGCCGAGGAGACGACGGCCCCGGTCGTCGTCGGCGGGATCTCGGTCGACGCGCGGACGCGGGAGGCGTCACTCGACGGTGTACCGCTCGACCTCACGCCGCGTGAGTTCGACCTGCTGCACTACCTCGCCGCGCGCGCCGGGACGGTGGTGAGCAAGCGCGAACTGCTCGCGGACGTCTGGAAGCTGCCGTACGCGGGCGCGGACAAGACCGTGGACGTGCACCTGTCGTGGCTGCGGCGCAAGCTCGGCGAAACCGCGCAGGAGCCGCGGTACCTCTACACCGTGCGCCGGGTCGGCGTCCGGCTCGCCGAACCGGGGGCGGGGTCGTGA